CGAGGTTCGCAAATCGATCCCAGAAGAGAAGAGGGAAAAACAAAGATAGTTTGGTGACAAGTCCTCATCATCAACCGGGCCCATTGCAGCAATAATAAATGAGGTTGGTTCAGGCTGAATTGAATGAAACAGCACGATAAATAGGCAGGCAAAATCAGACCCACGAGCTTTTGTTTCTCTCAAAGCATATCACATTTACAGTCTacaattaggtcatttggtgtTGGCAAATAATCGATACCCAAccattatcaacaaaatcaataaaCAAATAAGTTTAGGTTGAGATCATTATATACAGAGGGCCGCAAAATCCCGAATAAACAACCGATGCAGAAGAGTCTTCTCATGGATCCGCAAACAATACTGAGGGATCAGAACCCGTGGCAGCCTCTATGACTTGCATGGTTAATGATGGCAAAATTTAATGAATCGCGGCGAATGGGAGAAAACCCAATTGCTAGTAGAGCTTTATCCTAGTAATGATCGAGCTTCGACAAATGGGGCACAGCTGAAGATCTTGCCCGCACTCACAGCATGTCTGTCACAAGgaaaaatttcatgttgatgACAGCCGGCCTAAGTATGTGTAACCAtagagagaaaagcaaaaggacaTACCTGATGCCCGCAACCAAAAGCCATGTCTTTCTTATTGGTAAAGCAAATAGGGCAAAGCTGCACGATATGGCATAAAATGAGTCAGCAAAACTTGGAACCAAACAATCGTGTAAGAAGATCAATGCGAGTGCAAGCATCCCAATGATATCTCCCTAGACAATGAACTCCAAATTGAACGCCAACTAGAGCATGCAATCCAAGCCCTAGTGAACTTAATGAAGATTAaccaaaggaaaaacagaaagaatTCAGGGAAACATTGCCCTTTCCACAAGTTCCTTCTGCTTTCTAAAATGTCGAGCAATAGAACAGACGTATTATACATGGGAACATGCCAATACCACCCTAGTTGTTGGCATTCCTTTCTGTGGCTGGCACTTGTGGAACCACACAGCCCTCCATACAAAGCAAGCAAGTCTTAGGGATAGGATGCCTGGAAAAGACTTAAGGAACCCAGGATTTTTGGCAAACGTAGGCATCATCAAATGCCTTAATCAATGACAAGCCCATCAAGGGAACAGTACGGTTGTCCAAAGCTATTAAAGTGTCATTTCCCAACTAGGAATTTGGCTGTGAATCAGCATATTCTCAACATATAGCAAGCACGATAGAACAGTAAAAATTGCAACATTTTGATAAACAGAGAGATTTGAACTGTAATACCTGATCATCATTAGTGGCACTTGGAGCAGACGGAGCTGTGGGAGTTGGCCGGCTATCCCCGGGATAAGGTGGAACACTTGGCTGGGAGATTGCTGGATAATCTTCATAATAAGGTGCAACACTTGGCTGTGAGGTTGGTGGATAGCTATCTCTGTGATAAGGCGAAACACTTGGCTGAGAGATGGTTGGACGGGAAGGCTTCAACATACCATTGGATGGTGTACCATATACAGGCGGCGGGAGAGGAACCCTCCgagaaatatttcttttttggctacTCCCATgcagaaaaacaaataaaaagatcaGACTTGGAAAGAGCAACTTCCCAGCCAGCCAAAAACAATCGAACAAGCACACAAAAAAAACCAACTAGGTGCATTCTTCTTACCCAAGTAAATTAAGCTCAATAGTTGCCTTGTACTGAGAAGGTATTTCCATTAAGGCTGAAAGAGCAAATTCTGTCTCCTTTCTTTGAGGCGCCGCATTCTTCAACATAATTTTGGTAAAATTGACAaactagaggaggaggaggaggaggaagggggaaGAAAAGGATATTTACAGTCAATAACTTTCTTAAGAAAACAATCTCATCCAAACAATTTCTAAGGAAACCACAGTAGAGAAAACAGTCATGCTCAATACCACATACCTGGAAATTATCAAATGCTCGAGCAGGGATATTGTCATCGAAGTCCTTCATCGTGTCCCAAGGCCCATCTCCCACCCCGACTAATATGATTGAAAGAGGCAACTTGCTGCAGAAATCAAGATTATTAGATCAAAAACAACAGACAGAAAAAAAGGTAGAGACTTCATCAGTTATTCTATATATACCTTGCTTCAACAATTGCTTCAACCGTCTTCCTCTCCTGTGGACTTAGTTGGCCTGGTGCAGTGTCGACACTCCGAGTCACCTGCAGCAACCAACTCATTAGACACAAAAGATATAACTGTAAACACATAACTACATATACAACAGTCAACAGGGGCATAGTAATACAGCCCCTGAAAAGGTATGTAAGCCGATAAGTTTAGAAATATGCACCTGT
Above is a window of Eucalyptus grandis isolate ANBG69807.140 chromosome 9, ASM1654582v1, whole genome shotgun sequence DNA encoding:
- the LOC104419204 gene encoding LOW QUALITY PROTEIN: E3 ubiquitin-protein ligase RGLG2 (The sequence of the model RefSeq protein was modified relative to this genomic sequence to represent the inferred CDS: inserted 1 base in 1 codon), whose product is MAYPPPQMAYPPPQEYYPPPQEYGDGGGQARNDRRRLDKRYSTIADGFKSLEEVTEALACAGLESSNLLVGIDFTKSNEWTGAKSFNKRSLHDISMVXNPYEQAISIIWRTLAIFDEDNLIPCFGFGDASTHDQDVFSFYPDDKYCNGFEEVLHRYREILPHLKLAGPTSFAPIIEMAMTIVEQSGGQYHVLVIIADGQVTRSVDTAPGQLSPQERKTVEAIVEASKLPLSIILVGVGDGPWDTMKDFDDNIPARAFDNFQFVNFTKIMLKNAAPQRKETEFALSALMEIPSQYKATIELNLLGQKRNISRRVPLPPPVYGTPSNGMLKPSRPTISQPSVSPYHRDSYPPTSQPSVAPYYEDYPAISQPSVPPYPGDSRPTPTAPSAPSATNDDQLCPICFTNKKDMAFGCGHQTCCECGQDLQLCPICRSSIITRIKLY